A single genomic interval of Prunus dulcis chromosome 5, ALMONDv2, whole genome shotgun sequence harbors:
- the LOC117627215 gene encoding MA3 DOMAIN-CONTAINING TRANSLATION REGULATORY FACTOR 1-like isoform X2 has translation MASKEGFLTNEQRETLKIASQNVEILSSSPKSPTSFLSEHHVKAPAGGKAPTAGIAVRHVRRSHSGKFVRVKKEGGGGKGTWGKLLDADSESPIDRNDPNYDSGEEPYQLVGSTITDPLDEYKKAVVSIIEEYFSTGDVALAASDLKELGSSEYHSYFIKRLVSIALDRHDKEKEMASVLLSSLYADVISPIQIRDGFFILLESADDLAVDILDAVDILALFLARAVVDDILPPAFLTRAKKALPESSKGVQVIQTAEKSYLSAPHHAELVERRWGGSTHITVEEMKKKIAGLLREYVESGDTFEACRCIRELGVSFFHHEVVKRALILAMEIRTSEPLIMKLLKEAAEEGLISSSQMVKGFSRLAETLDDLTLDIPSASTLFDSLVPKAISEGWLDASFLKSSGEDGGVRVEDEKVKRYKKEIVAIIHEYFLSDDIPELIRSLEDLGVPQYNPLFLKKLITLAMDRKNREKEMASVLLSALHIEIFSTEDIVNGFVLLLESAEDTELDILDASNELALFLARAVIDDVLAPLNLEEIGSKLPPNCSGSETVRMAQSLISARHAGERILRCWGGGTGWAVEDAKDKIAKLLEEYESGGVVSEACQCIRDLGMPFFNHEVVKKALVMAMEKKNDRMLHLLQECFNEGLITINQMTKGFTRIKDGLDDLALDIPNAREKFSFYVEHAQEKGWLLPSFGSSAADGSH, from the exons ATGGCATCAAAGGAAGGATTCCTGACGAATGAGCAGAGGGAAACGTTAAAAATTGCCAGCCAAAATGTGGAGATTTTGTCATCATCCCCGAAATCCCCGACATCTTTTCTTTCGGAACATCATGTAAAAGCCCCTGCTGGTGGGAAGGCACCAACAGCTGGGATAGCTGTGCGGCATGTTCGCCGGTCGCACTCGGGGAAGTTTGTGCGAGTGAAGAAGG AGGGAGGCGGTGGTAAGGGTACATGGGGAAAACTGCTTGACGCTGATAGTGAATCCCCTATTGATCGCAATGACCCTAATTATGACAGTGGCGAg GAACCGTACCAACTTGTTGGATCAACTATCACAGATCCCTTGGATGAATACAAGAAAGCCGTTGTTTCAATCATTGAGGAGTACTTCAGCACTGGTGATGTGGCATTGGCAGCATCTGACCTCAAAGAACTAGGCTCAAGTGAATATCATTCTTACTTCATTAAGCGACTTGTTTCCATTGCCTTGGACAGGCATGATAAGGAGAAGGAAATGGCTTCAGTTTTGCTTTCATCTTTGTATGCTGATGTCATTAGCCCTATCCAGATTAGAGATGGATTTTTCATCCTTCTTGAATCTGCTGATGACCTTGCAGTGGACATACTGGATGCAGTAGACATCCTCGCTTTGTTCCTTGCTCGTGCAGTGGTTGATGACATCCTTCCTCCAGCCTTCCTCACCAGGGCAAAGAAAGCACTCCCAGAATCTTCAAAGGGGGTTCAGGTAATCCAAACTGCTGAGAAGAGCTATCTTTCAGCTCCACACCATGCAGAACTTGTGGAAAGAAGGTGGGGTGGTAGCACCCACATTACTGTTgaagagatgaagaaaaaaattgctgGTCTATTGAGGGAATACGTAGAAAGTGGAGATACTTTTGAGGCCTGTCGGTGCATAAGGGAGTTGGGAGTTTCATTCTTTCATCATGAGGTTGTGAAGAGGGCTTTGATTCTTGCCATGGAGATTCGAACATCAGAACCACTAATAATGAAGCTATTAAAGGAAGCGGCTGAGGAAGGGCTGATTAGTTCTAGTCAAATGGTAAAGGGGTTTTCTCGTTTGGCAGAGACCCTTGATGACCTTACTCTTGATATTCCATCAGCAAGCACCTTGTTCGATTCGCTGGTCCCGAAGGCCATATCTGAAGGTTGGCTTGATGCTTCATTTTTGAAATCCTCTGGTGAAGATGGTGGCGTACGAGTCGAAGATGAAAAAGTGAAGCGGTACAAGAAAGAGATTGTGGCCATAATTCATGAATATTTTCTCTCAGATGACATTCCGGAGCTTATCCGGAGCCTTGAAGATCTTGGGGTACCCCAATATAATCCATTATTCTTGAAGAAGCTGATCACCCTTGCAATGGATCGAAAAAACCGTGAAAAGGAAATGGCATCTGTTCTGCTTTCTGCCCTTCACATTGAGATCTTCTCAACTGAGGACATAGTTAATGGGTTTGTCTTGCTTCTTGAATCTGCAGAGGATACTGAACTGGACATTTTGGATGCTTCAAATGAGCTTGCTCTTTTCCTTGCAAGAGCTGTCATTGATGATGTCTTAGCTCCCCTGAATCTGGAAGAAATTGGCAGCAAGTTGCCACCAAATTGTAGTGGGAGTGAGACTGTTCGAATGGCTCAATCACTCATTTCTGCTCGTCATGCCGGTGAGAGGATCTTGAGGTGTTGGGGAGGCGGGACCGGCTGGGCTGTGGAGGATGCAAAGGACAAGATAGCAAAGCTGCTGGAGGAGTATGAGAGTGGGGGTGTAGTAAGCGAAGCCTGCCAGTGCATTCGTGATCTTGGGATGCCCTTCTTTAACCATGAGGTGGTGAAGAAGGCACTGGTCATGGccatggagaagaagaatgacaGGATGCTTCACCTGCTTCAGGAGTGCTTCAACGAAGGGCTGATCACAATTAACCAGATGACAAAAGGCTTCACCCGAATCAAGGATGGGCTAGATGATTTGGCCCTTGACATTCCGAATGCAAGGGAGAAATTCAGCTTCTATGTGGAGCACGCGCAGGAGAAAGGGTGGCTCCTTCCTTCCTTCGGATCATCTGCTGCGGATGGCTCACACTGA
- the LOC117627215 gene encoding MA3 DOMAIN-CONTAINING TRANSLATION REGULATORY FACTOR 1-like isoform X1, which translates to MASKEGFLTNEQRETLKIASQNVEILSSSPKSPTSFLSEHHVKAPAGGKAPTAGIAVRHVRRSHSGKFVRVKKEGGGGKGTWGKLLDADSESPIDRNDPNYDSGEQEPYQLVGSTITDPLDEYKKAVVSIIEEYFSTGDVALAASDLKELGSSEYHSYFIKRLVSIALDRHDKEKEMASVLLSSLYADVISPIQIRDGFFILLESADDLAVDILDAVDILALFLARAVVDDILPPAFLTRAKKALPESSKGVQVIQTAEKSYLSAPHHAELVERRWGGSTHITVEEMKKKIAGLLREYVESGDTFEACRCIRELGVSFFHHEVVKRALILAMEIRTSEPLIMKLLKEAAEEGLISSSQMVKGFSRLAETLDDLTLDIPSASTLFDSLVPKAISEGWLDASFLKSSGEDGGVRVEDEKVKRYKKEIVAIIHEYFLSDDIPELIRSLEDLGVPQYNPLFLKKLITLAMDRKNREKEMASVLLSALHIEIFSTEDIVNGFVLLLESAEDTELDILDASNELALFLARAVIDDVLAPLNLEEIGSKLPPNCSGSETVRMAQSLISARHAGERILRCWGGGTGWAVEDAKDKIAKLLEEYESGGVVSEACQCIRDLGMPFFNHEVVKKALVMAMEKKNDRMLHLLQECFNEGLITINQMTKGFTRIKDGLDDLALDIPNAREKFSFYVEHAQEKGWLLPSFGSSAADGSH; encoded by the exons ATGGCATCAAAGGAAGGATTCCTGACGAATGAGCAGAGGGAAACGTTAAAAATTGCCAGCCAAAATGTGGAGATTTTGTCATCATCCCCGAAATCCCCGACATCTTTTCTTTCGGAACATCATGTAAAAGCCCCTGCTGGTGGGAAGGCACCAACAGCTGGGATAGCTGTGCGGCATGTTCGCCGGTCGCACTCGGGGAAGTTTGTGCGAGTGAAGAAGG AGGGAGGCGGTGGTAAGGGTACATGGGGAAAACTGCTTGACGCTGATAGTGAATCCCCTATTGATCGCAATGACCCTAATTATGACAGTGGCGAg CAGGAACCGTACCAACTTGTTGGATCAACTATCACAGATCCCTTGGATGAATACAAGAAAGCCGTTGTTTCAATCATTGAGGAGTACTTCAGCACTGGTGATGTGGCATTGGCAGCATCTGACCTCAAAGAACTAGGCTCAAGTGAATATCATTCTTACTTCATTAAGCGACTTGTTTCCATTGCCTTGGACAGGCATGATAAGGAGAAGGAAATGGCTTCAGTTTTGCTTTCATCTTTGTATGCTGATGTCATTAGCCCTATCCAGATTAGAGATGGATTTTTCATCCTTCTTGAATCTGCTGATGACCTTGCAGTGGACATACTGGATGCAGTAGACATCCTCGCTTTGTTCCTTGCTCGTGCAGTGGTTGATGACATCCTTCCTCCAGCCTTCCTCACCAGGGCAAAGAAAGCACTCCCAGAATCTTCAAAGGGGGTTCAGGTAATCCAAACTGCTGAGAAGAGCTATCTTTCAGCTCCACACCATGCAGAACTTGTGGAAAGAAGGTGGGGTGGTAGCACCCACATTACTGTTgaagagatgaagaaaaaaattgctgGTCTATTGAGGGAATACGTAGAAAGTGGAGATACTTTTGAGGCCTGTCGGTGCATAAGGGAGTTGGGAGTTTCATTCTTTCATCATGAGGTTGTGAAGAGGGCTTTGATTCTTGCCATGGAGATTCGAACATCAGAACCACTAATAATGAAGCTATTAAAGGAAGCGGCTGAGGAAGGGCTGATTAGTTCTAGTCAAATGGTAAAGGGGTTTTCTCGTTTGGCAGAGACCCTTGATGACCTTACTCTTGATATTCCATCAGCAAGCACCTTGTTCGATTCGCTGGTCCCGAAGGCCATATCTGAAGGTTGGCTTGATGCTTCATTTTTGAAATCCTCTGGTGAAGATGGTGGCGTACGAGTCGAAGATGAAAAAGTGAAGCGGTACAAGAAAGAGATTGTGGCCATAATTCATGAATATTTTCTCTCAGATGACATTCCGGAGCTTATCCGGAGCCTTGAAGATCTTGGGGTACCCCAATATAATCCATTATTCTTGAAGAAGCTGATCACCCTTGCAATGGATCGAAAAAACCGTGAAAAGGAAATGGCATCTGTTCTGCTTTCTGCCCTTCACATTGAGATCTTCTCAACTGAGGACATAGTTAATGGGTTTGTCTTGCTTCTTGAATCTGCAGAGGATACTGAACTGGACATTTTGGATGCTTCAAATGAGCTTGCTCTTTTCCTTGCAAGAGCTGTCATTGATGATGTCTTAGCTCCCCTGAATCTGGAAGAAATTGGCAGCAAGTTGCCACCAAATTGTAGTGGGAGTGAGACTGTTCGAATGGCTCAATCACTCATTTCTGCTCGTCATGCCGGTGAGAGGATCTTGAGGTGTTGGGGAGGCGGGACCGGCTGGGCTGTGGAGGATGCAAAGGACAAGATAGCAAAGCTGCTGGAGGAGTATGAGAGTGGGGGTGTAGTAAGCGAAGCCTGCCAGTGCATTCGTGATCTTGGGATGCCCTTCTTTAACCATGAGGTGGTGAAGAAGGCACTGGTCATGGccatggagaagaagaatgacaGGATGCTTCACCTGCTTCAGGAGTGCTTCAACGAAGGGCTGATCACAATTAACCAGATGACAAAAGGCTTCACCCGAATCAAGGATGGGCTAGATGATTTGGCCCTTGACATTCCGAATGCAAGGGAGAAATTCAGCTTCTATGTGGAGCACGCGCAGGAGAAAGGGTGGCTCCTTCCTTCCTTCGGATCATCTGCTGCGGATGGCTCACACTGA